In Legionella beliardensis, the following are encoded in one genomic region:
- a CDS encoding helix-turn-helix transcriptional regulator, producing the protein MNTINLSKNHYFPLTSPIIKELCLPLFSKYHLTMFVYVKYYQDGSCIILCNNEDWLRYHLAKGYPVPAPIPLNLLEKKEAFHVISNGNQRFQQAKYDLMQKYNSDQAVDFIIKGNNFYEVICFAFPVGYQDAINAIVNNLDAFKQFTAHFKERAASLLDKAEENKVILPSHMTGIDFSLTMSQTIANEQTIQVQDRIKAAFNKTLSSRQVDVLYHTVKGKTANDTAIHMGLSRRTIEHYLVDIKNKIGVTSKSELIQVSIDYLKDLI; encoded by the coding sequence TATTTTCCTCTAACAAGCCCCATTATCAAAGAATTATGTCTTCCACTATTTAGTAAGTATCATCTTACAATGTTTGTTTATGTAAAATATTACCAGGACGGAAGTTGCATTATACTTTGCAATAATGAAGATTGGCTAAGGTATCATTTAGCAAAAGGTTACCCTGTTCCAGCCCCTATCCCTTTAAACCTATTAGAAAAAAAGGAAGCATTTCATGTCATCTCAAATGGCAACCAACGATTTCAGCAGGCTAAGTATGATTTGATGCAGAAATATAATAGCGATCAAGCCGTTGACTTTATTATTAAAGGTAACAATTTTTATGAAGTTATTTGTTTTGCATTTCCTGTAGGGTATCAAGATGCTATTAATGCAATAGTTAATAATCTAGATGCATTCAAACAGTTTACCGCACATTTTAAAGAGCGAGCTGCATCTTTACTCGACAAAGCAGAAGAGAATAAGGTTATTTTACCCTCTCATATGACTGGAATTGATTTTAGTCTAACTATGAGTCAAACAATAGCGAACGAACAAACTATACAAGTACAAGACCGTATAAAAGCAGCCTTTAATAAAACCCTTAGCTCACGCCAAGTTGATGTTTTATATCACACAGTAAAGGGAAAAACAGCCAATGACACGGCGATTCATATGGGATTATCACGCCGTACAATTGAACATTATCTTGTTGATATAAAAAATAAAATAGGGGTAACTTCTAAGTCTGAATTAATTCAGGTATCAATCGATTATCTTAAAGACTTAATTTAA